In one Novosphingobium humi genomic region, the following are encoded:
- a CDS encoding aromatic ring-hydroxylating oxygenase subunit alpha: MAITDYIDDRPAEGVFRVNSAIFTDQAVFDAEIRAIFEGGWVFLGLSSQAEKPHDYFTTQIGRFAVMVQRNGQGELGAFINACPHKGARLAQLRQGNAPLHVCPYHSWSFDSSGRNKAIKSKHAGCYSAAFDQDDHGLARLPGFADYRGFLFGSLSADVPPLAEHLGEAAKLLDLVADQSEDGLELVPGQVTFTFAANWKMQLENCSDAYHFTSTHPSYIRVLERRQQAFSQDVVASVWENSDYWKDDATGIGGGSFSFANGHALNWGIFGVTPASPLFDRAGSLAQRHGEAKRDWMFNMRNLTIFPNMQIAENASSQLRIIRPLAANVTEIRTWCLAPKGESAAARRQRIKQYEDFFNPTGMATPDDTISYENCQMGHGGGPSRWLQGYARGMTASVAGGNRFGDLISLQPEQSVLANPQLCDETLYHSYYRAWANRMAKELEA, translated from the coding sequence GTGGCCATCACTGACTATATCGACGACCGCCCTGCCGAAGGCGTGTTTCGCGTAAACTCTGCCATCTTCACGGATCAGGCCGTCTTCGACGCCGAAATCAGGGCCATTTTCGAAGGCGGCTGGGTCTTTCTGGGCCTATCCTCACAGGCCGAGAAACCGCACGACTATTTCACCACACAGATCGGTCGCTTTGCGGTGATGGTTCAGCGCAATGGGCAAGGAGAGCTCGGCGCTTTCATCAACGCCTGCCCGCACAAGGGCGCGCGGCTTGCCCAGCTTCGCCAGGGGAACGCGCCGCTGCATGTTTGCCCCTATCACAGCTGGAGCTTTGACAGTTCCGGCCGGAACAAAGCCATCAAAAGCAAGCACGCGGGCTGCTACTCCGCCGCATTTGATCAGGACGATCATGGCCTGGCGCGCTTGCCCGGCTTTGCCGATTACCGCGGATTTCTGTTTGGCAGCCTGAGCGCTGATGTCCCCCCGTTGGCTGAGCATCTGGGTGAGGCCGCCAAATTGCTGGACCTTGTGGCCGATCAAAGCGAAGACGGGCTGGAATTGGTGCCCGGCCAGGTCACTTTCACTTTCGCGGCCAACTGGAAGATGCAGTTGGAAAACTGCTCGGATGCCTACCACTTCACCTCCACCCACCCGTCTTACATACGCGTGCTTGAACGGCGCCAACAAGCCTTCAGCCAAGATGTGGTCGCCTCGGTTTGGGAAAACAGTGATTACTGGAAGGACGATGCCACCGGCATCGGCGGCGGCAGTTTCAGCTTTGCCAACGGGCACGCCTTGAACTGGGGGATCTTCGGGGTGACGCCCGCCTCGCCGCTGTTCGACAGGGCCGGATCCCTGGCCCAGCGCCATGGCGAGGCCAAGCGTGACTGGATGTTCAACATGCGCAACCTCACCATTTTCCCCAATATGCAAATCGCCGAAAACGCATCGAGCCAATTGCGGATCATCCGCCCTCTGGCCGCGAACGTGACCGAAATAAGAACATGGTGCCTTGCCCCCAAGGGCGAGAGTGCCGCAGCACGGCGTCAGCGCATCAAGCAATATGAAGACTTTTTCAACCCGACCGGCATGGCCACGCCGGATGACACCATCTCCTATGAAAATTGCCAGATGGGTCATGGTGGAGGTCCATCCCGATGGCTGCAGGGCTATGCAAGGGGCATGACGGCCAGCGTTGCGGGAGGCAATCGTTTTGGTGACCTGATCAGCCTGCAACCCGAACAAAGCGTGCTGGCCAACCCGCAGCTTTGCGATGAAACGCTTTACCACAGCTACTACCGTGCTTGGGCCAACCGGATGGCGAAGGAGTTGGAGGCATGA
- a CDS encoding aromatic-ring-hydroxylating dioxygenase subunit beta, which yields MTAKITREEAQELLYHEAHLLDTWQFDAWVELYTLDAEFWMPAWRDEISTTQDPDRELSLIYYKGRRNLEDRVMRLTSGHSTASSPPARVLHQISNVRITHGDEAMADVCSGFVCHRHDTRMNRTDYVFGRYEHRLVIEAGVIRIAKKKIILLNDVIATSSDIYSI from the coding sequence ATGACGGCAAAGATCACGCGCGAGGAAGCGCAGGAATTGCTCTACCACGAGGCCCATCTGCTGGACACATGGCAGTTTGACGCATGGGTCGAACTCTATACGCTGGATGCCGAATTCTGGATGCCGGCCTGGCGTGACGAAATATCCACCACGCAAGACCCGGACCGCGAGCTGTCGCTCATATATTACAAAGGCAGGCGAAATCTGGAAGATCGCGTGATGCGCCTGACCTCGGGCCATTCCACCGCATCATCTCCACCCGCCCGGGTTTTACACCAGATCAGCAATGTCCGCATCACCCACGGGGATGAGGCCATGGCGGATGTCTGTTCCGGTTTCGTGTGTCATCGTCATGATACGCGGATGAACCGTACCGATTATGTCTTTGGCCGCTACGAGCACCGACTGGTCATTGAGGCAGGGGTCATTCGTATCGCAAAGAAGAAGATCATCCTATTAAACGACGTGATCGCCACCTCATCGGACATCTATTCTATCTAG
- a CDS encoding MarR family winged helix-turn-helix transcriptional regulator → MAGNRRRGAAVVQTDDRQWTRGLDNVIAYHLRRAQEASFGAYSRSVGEVHIWPGWYALLRIIHDNPGINQTELSAASGRDKSTLTASLRELGKAGLVERERDEVDRRNFRLKLSAGGEAQLAELEIKAAAHNARIDEIVGAENRETFLAILKELSANL, encoded by the coding sequence ATGGCCGGTAACAGGCGGCGCGGCGCGGCGGTCGTGCAAACCGACGACAGGCAATGGACGCGCGGGTTGGACAATGTCATCGCCTATCATCTGCGCCGGGCGCAGGAGGCTTCCTTTGGCGCCTATTCCCGTAGCGTGGGTGAGGTTCATATTTGGCCGGGCTGGTATGCCCTGCTGCGGATCATCCATGATAATCCCGGCATCAATCAGACCGAGTTGAGCGCGGCCAGCGGGCGCGACAAGTCGACCTTGACCGCGTCCTTGCGCGAACTTGGCAAGGCCGGGCTGGTCGAACGCGAGCGCGATGAGGTCGACCGCCGCAATTTCCGCCTGAAACTGAGTGCGGGCGGAGAAGCGCAGCTGGCCGAACTGGAAATCAAGGCGGCAGCGCACAATGCGAGAATTGATGAAATTGTGGGGGCGGAAAACAGAGAAACGTTTTTGGCGATTCTAAAAGAGCTGTCCGCAAATCTATAG
- a CDS encoding MFS transporter produces the protein MALGEAPSTVAGLIDERRWGWRQKLLLALVSLAILLDGFDNQALGFALPGLMKDWGLPKAALGAALAAAQFGMLIGAVSGGVVGDRFGRKSALVASTILFGAGTLLIGFVHTPLELAGLRFAAGLGLGAAFPNVAALAAEFTPARYRSLAVILSIVCVPLGGVVGGMAASAILPVMGWQALFVLAGACTLGLALLLAVVLPESVTFLISRGASATRVARSLRCMGLGDTDLPELNSPRQHEPSTPLSAIWAPAWRADSLLLWTAFFFSLVSVYAAFNWLPTLLVESGLSVAEAAQGLAAFNMGGVVTALLGGALMARFGSRRVMCAMALVAVGAAAALAFLVNANLPLAVTFTLIAIEGGCVNGAQTSLYALASNIYPAAIRARGVGLATGIGRLGAISSALLGAMVIGALGLAGFHGAIAGVMVVVLAAVGLIARHASPR, from the coding sequence ATGGCGTTGGGAGAGGCGCCTTCGACTGTTGCCGGGCTCATCGACGAGCGGCGCTGGGGCTGGCGGCAAAAGCTGCTGCTGGCGCTGGTGTCGCTGGCGATCCTGCTGGACGGATTTGACAACCAGGCGCTTGGCTTTGCATTGCCCGGCCTGATGAAGGACTGGGGGCTGCCCAAGGCGGCGCTGGGGGCCGCGCTGGCCGCCGCCCAGTTTGGCATGCTGATCGGCGCGGTCAGCGGCGGCGTTGTGGGGGACCGGTTCGGGCGCAAATCCGCCCTTGTGGCCAGCACGATCCTGTTTGGCGCGGGCACCTTGCTGATCGGCTTTGTTCACACGCCGCTGGAACTGGCGGGCTTGCGGTTTGCGGCGGGCCTTGGGCTGGGCGCCGCTTTTCCCAATGTCGCGGCGCTGGCCGCAGAGTTCACGCCTGCGCGCTATCGCAGCCTCGCGGTCATCCTGTCGATCGTTTGCGTGCCGTTGGGGGGCGTGGTTGGTGGTATGGCGGCCTCGGCCATCTTGCCGGTGATGGGGTGGCAGGCGTTGTTTGTGCTGGCGGGCGCCTGCACGCTGGGACTGGCGCTGCTTCTGGCGGTGGTTTTGCCGGAATCGGTGACCTTTCTGATCTCGCGCGGCGCCAGTGCGACACGCGTCGCACGAAGCCTGCGCTGCATGGGTTTGGGTGATACCGATCTGCCTGAACTGAACTCGCCGCGGCAGCATGAGCCCTCCACGCCGCTGTCCGCCATCTGGGCCCCGGCGTGGCGGGCAGACAGCCTGCTGCTGTGGACGGCGTTTTTCTTTTCCCTGGTGTCGGTCTACGCCGCGTTCAACTGGCTTCCCACCCTGCTGGTCGAAAGCGGTTTGAGTGTGGCTGAGGCGGCTCAAGGACTGGCGGCTTTCAACATGGGCGGTGTTGTCACGGCCCTGTTGGGTGGCGCCTTGATGGCGCGCTTCGGCTCGCGCCGGGTGATGTGTGCAATGGCGCTGGTGGCCGTCGGTGCGGCAGCGGCGCTGGCGTTTCTGGTCAATGCGAACCTGCCTTTGGCGGTTACCTTTACGCTGATTGCGATTGAGGGGGGTTGCGTCAACGGGGCGCAAACCAGCCTGTATGCGCTGGCTTCAAACATCTATCCGGCGGCCATCCGCGCACGTGGCGTGGGGCTGGCCACCGGCATTGGTCGGCTTGGCGCGATCTCCAGCGCCTTGCTCGGAGCGATGGTAATCGGTGCACTGGGGCTGGCCGGTTTTCATGGGGCGATCGCCGGCGTGATGGTGGTGGTGCTGGCGGCTGTTGGCCTGATCGCGCGCCATGCGTCACCGCGTTGA
- a CDS encoding thiamine pyrophosphate-requiring protein, whose protein sequence is MYTTATAFLEALVEQGITHAFVNLGSDHPGLVEAIAEARANGRTVPTIVTCPNEMVALTIAHGHTQISGKPQAVIIHVECGTQALAGAVHNAAKARIPVLIFAGSSPFTQEGEMLGSRNEFIQWIQDVHDQRGLVRGYMRYDNEIRTGANVKQLVHRAMQFAKSDPKGPVYLMAPREVLEAPCEPVNIDMERWQPVTPPALGAQDARFLAERLAKAKRPLIVTSYLGRNPAAVDALVALCAQVGAGVVESVPSYVNLPHDSPFYLGNYWNNPEQNPDLAAADLVLVVDSDVPWIPIKNTPSDTAEIYHIDIDPLKEQMPLWYIEPHRSYRADAAQALQVIGEAVAALACDADALAEKTAHYTARSAARRAQVAALETPDGGLTTARLMAALRDQFDEQTIVMNEGITNYQPVFDHLAPTRAGSMFASGGGSLGWNGGAAIGAKLANPDATVVAVSGDGCYMFTVPSSVHWIARRYETPFLQVVLNNDGWNAPRHSALAVHPDGHASKANDLDLSFTPAPDYGAIAAASGGAASFVVDRDSDLAAVLGEAFAVLKNERRTVVVEARLG, encoded by the coding sequence ATGTACACTACTGCCACTGCCTTTCTCGAAGCCCTTGTCGAGCAAGGCATCACGCACGCCTTCGTCAATTTGGGCAGCGACCACCCCGGACTTGTCGAGGCGATTGCTGAAGCGCGTGCCAACGGGCGCACGGTGCCCACCATCGTCACCTGCCCCAACGAGATGGTTGCCTTGACCATTGCTCATGGCCACACCCAGATCAGCGGCAAGCCGCAGGCGGTGATCATTCACGTCGAATGCGGCACGCAGGCCTTGGCAGGGGCGGTGCATAATGCGGCGAAGGCGCGCATCCCGGTCCTGATTTTCGCGGGTTCCTCGCCCTTCACTCAGGAGGGTGAGATGTTGGGCAGCCGCAACGAGTTCATCCAGTGGATTCAGGATGTGCACGACCAGCGCGGGCTGGTGCGCGGCTATATGCGCTATGACAACGAGATTCGCACCGGCGCCAACGTCAAGCAACTGGTTCACCGCGCGATGCAGTTCGCCAAGTCGGACCCCAAGGGGCCGGTCTATCTGATGGCCCCGCGCGAAGTGCTGGAGGCGCCATGCGAGCCGGTGAATATCGACATGGAGCGTTGGCAGCCGGTGACGCCGCCCGCATTGGGCGCGCAGGACGCTCGCTTTCTGGCCGAAAGATTGGCAAAAGCGAAGCGCCCGTTGATCGTTACCTCCTATCTCGGGCGCAATCCGGCGGCGGTGGACGCCTTGGTAGCGCTTTGCGCACAAGTCGGTGCCGGCGTTGTGGAATCGGTGCCCAGCTACGTCAACCTGCCGCATGACAGCCCGTTCTACCTTGGCAATTACTGGAACAATCCGGAGCAAAATCCCGACCTTGCCGCCGCTGATCTGGTGCTGGTGGTGGACAGCGACGTGCCATGGATCCCGATCAAGAATACGCCGTCCGACACGGCCGAAATCTATCACATCGACATCGACCCCCTGAAGGAGCAGATGCCGCTGTGGTATATCGAGCCGCATCGCAGCTATCGCGCTGATGCCGCACAAGCCTTGCAGGTGATTGGCGAGGCGGTGGCGGCGCTGGCTTGCGATGCCGATGCGCTGGCGGAAAAAACCGCGCATTACACCGCGCGCAGCGCTGCACGCCGGGCGCAGGTGGCGGCTTTGGAAACGCCGGATGGCGGGCTGACCACCGCCCGTTTGATGGCGGCTCTGCGCGACCAATTCGATGAACAGACCATCGTGATGAACGAGGGTATCACCAATTATCAGCCGGTGTTCGACCATCTGGCGCCCACCCGTGCGGGCAGCATGTTTGCCAGCGGCGGCGGATCGCTGGGCTGGAACGGCGGCGCGGCGATTGGTGCGAAGCTGGCCAACCCGGATGCCACGGTGGTCGCCGTGTCGGGCGATGGCTGCTATATGTTCACTGTGCCTTCGAGTGTTCACTGGATTGCGCGCCGTTACGAAACGCCCTTTTTGCAAGTCGTGTTGAACAACGACGGTTGGAACGCGCCGCGCCATTCGGCCCTTGCCGTTCATCCCGATGGCCATGCCAGCAAGGCCAATGATCTCGACCTCAGCTTTACCCCCGCGCCTGATTATGGTGCGATTGCCGCGGCCTCTGGCGGCGCGGCCAGCTTTGTGGTCGACCGCGACAGCGACCTTGCCGCCGTGCTGGGCGAAGCCTTTGCCGTGTTGAAGAACGAGCGCCGCACCGTGGTGGTCGAGGCAAGGCTGGGCTGA
- a CDS encoding ketopantoate reductase family protein encodes MKVVVVGAGAMGTLFGGRLARTGHQVVFVDTDPARVATIAADGVWENDTPARCEAAMPGVVEGEADLLILFTKSQYTAAAMAQNAGALRPDGMVLTLQNGLGNDVAIADVVGADRVLVGITNWPADLLGHGRIHVAGHGTVKFWSLTGEDRPVIHQVAAALAEADLGATAEPSVKAAIWEKVIFNAALNGICALTRMTVGQVGDFPPARDLASQVVEEGIAIAKANDVAVDDERVRQSVAFAMANHRAHKPSMLQDVEAGRLTEVDAIQGGLLATAHRHSVPAPALSNCTALLRSLDQNVRSS; translated from the coding sequence ATGAAAGTCGTGGTTGTGGGGGCAGGGGCGATGGGCACCCTGTTTGGGGGGCGCCTGGCACGTACCGGGCATCAGGTGGTGTTTGTGGACACAGACCCGGCCCGCGTTGCCACCATAGCCGCGGACGGAGTCTGGGAAAATGACACCCCGGCGCGTTGTGAGGCAGCCATGCCGGGCGTGGTGGAGGGAGAGGCGGACCTGCTGATCCTCTTTACCAAGTCGCAATATACCGCTGCCGCCATGGCGCAGAATGCGGGCGCGCTGCGCCCCGACGGCATGGTGCTGACGCTGCAAAACGGCCTTGGCAACGATGTGGCGATTGCCGATGTGGTCGGGGCCGATCGCGTGCTGGTGGGCATCACCAATTGGCCCGCCGATCTGCTGGGCCATGGCCGCATCCATGTTGCAGGCCACGGCACGGTCAAGTTCTGGAGCCTGACGGGCGAGGATCGACCCGTCATTCACCAGGTTGCCGCCGCTCTGGCCGAGGCTGACCTTGGCGCGACGGCGGAACCTTCGGTCAAGGCCGCAATCTGGGAAAAAGTGATCTTCAACGCCGCGCTCAACGGCATCTGCGCCCTCACGCGGATGACGGTGGGCCAGGTCGGCGACTTCCCCCCCGCTCGCGATCTGGCATCGCAGGTGGTGGAGGAAGGGATTGCCATCGCAAAGGCCAACGATGTGGCGGTCGATGACGAAAGGGTGCGCCAATCGGTTGCCTTTGCCATGGCCAATCACCGCGCCCACAAACCGTCCATGCTTCAGGATGTGGAAGCCGGGCGTCTTACCGAAGTCGACGCCATTCAGGGCGGCTTGTTGGCCACAGCCCATCGCCATAGCGTGCCTGCACCCGCGCTTTCAAATTGCACCGCGCTGCTGCGCAGTCTCGACCAAAATGTCAGGAGTTCGTGA
- a CDS encoding TonB-dependent receptor domain-containing protein has protein sequence MTAERLLDTSPRGLAEGVLALPSFNGSNSRTAGGAAANAGHSYLNLRGLGTNRNLVLLDGRRFVSTQDAGAVDINLFPQLLMKRVEVVTGGASAAYGSDAIAGVTNFILDDRFTGLKGLVSQGTSRYGDSNTTRVSLAAGKSFLDGKLRIVASFDYTKDTGAQGYNIGGKNRAWQRLGRFLVNNPNVSGANPASPTNPTLIVADNVVFPYATNGGLIVSGPLSGTQFLPNGATAPFNFGTNRTSGSMSGGDGASPVGTGTLETPLDAKVGFVHIAYGDKDSIEVFAEGNYAHTYITNNAGANSYGVNGTAYTIYSDNAYLPASIASQMAPGSSFKMGRYNIDLGVYQKQVDTEVLRGVIGARGRIGSNWNWDAYFQHGRTQGNFTAANGIITANLYNAVDAVVNPATNQIVCRSTLTNPGNGCEPINLFGSGTPSAAARQYIAGNAYANQTVTQDVVAATLRGSLLELPAGKVQVAVGAEHRREGLKQVVPPLATSTQTGNGAQGFPGSLLGTQGGYFLGNSSPVNASYLVDEAFAEAQIPLLADKPFAKSLELNGAGRVTHYSNAGTVWTYKAGLVYAPSGDLRLRATVSHDIRAPNLGELFLPQAQTIATVLDRQNTNASVTATIQLPGNANLKPETSNTVTVGAVFTPSFLRGFSASVDYYDISISGAIARLSNQQTVDECAAGNPAMCALITRNAGAISVIATPNLNLATLKTRGFDFEMNYGFGIGTVFGLPGKVSLRALASYVTKLQTTTPGSAPIDRASQTPFQGTASAAFDLGRLNVLVQERLIGGHAIDSTYAPSFLANNHIGAVWYTDLNVTYHLGGKLQGVDLFASANNLFDKSPPLGVTTFGIAPASTLSQFYDVIGLYMTAGARFKF, from the coding sequence ATGACGGCTGAGCGCTTGCTCGATACTTCGCCACGTGGTCTGGCCGAGGGTGTGCTGGCGCTGCCCAGCTTCAACGGGTCTAACTCGCGCACGGCAGGCGGCGCAGCCGCCAATGCCGGGCACAGCTACCTCAACCTGCGCGGCCTCGGCACAAACCGTAATCTGGTGCTGCTTGATGGCCGCCGCTTCGTTTCAACCCAGGATGCGGGCGCGGTCGACATCAACCTGTTTCCGCAATTGCTGATGAAGCGGGTGGAAGTCGTCACTGGCGGTGCTTCGGCGGCCTATGGTTCAGACGCCATCGCAGGCGTGACCAACTTCATTCTGGATGACCGCTTCACCGGACTTAAGGGCCTGGTATCGCAGGGCACCAGCCGTTACGGCGACAGCAACACCACGCGCGTATCGCTGGCCGCCGGCAAATCCTTCCTCGACGGCAAGCTGCGCATCGTCGCCAGCTTTGACTATACCAAGGACACCGGAGCGCAGGGCTATAACATCGGCGGCAAGAACCGCGCGTGGCAGCGCCTTGGCCGCTTCCTTGTCAACAACCCGAACGTGTCGGGGGCCAATCCGGCATCGCCCACCAATCCCACGCTGATCGTGGCCGACAATGTGGTGTTTCCCTATGCCACCAACGGCGGCCTGATTGTCTCGGGCCCGCTGTCGGGCACGCAGTTTCTGCCGAATGGAGCGACTGCGCCGTTTAATTTTGGAACCAACCGCACGTCGGGTTCGATGTCGGGCGGCGATGGTGCCAGCCCGGTCGGCACGGGCACGCTCGAAACTCCGCTGGATGCCAAGGTGGGCTTTGTTCACATCGCCTATGGTGACAAGGACAGCATCGAAGTGTTTGCCGAGGGCAATTATGCCCATACCTACATCACCAACAATGCCGGCGCCAACAGCTACGGCGTGAACGGCACAGCCTACACGATCTATTCCGACAACGCCTACCTGCCCGCCAGCATCGCCTCGCAAATGGCGCCGGGCAGCAGCTTCAAGATGGGTCGCTACAACATTGACCTTGGCGTCTATCAAAAACAGGTCGACACCGAAGTCTTGCGCGGTGTCATCGGCGCGAGGGGCCGCATCGGCTCCAATTGGAACTGGGACGCCTATTTCCAGCATGGCCGCACGCAGGGCAATTTCACGGCGGCCAACGGCATCATTACCGCGAACCTTTACAATGCCGTCGATGCGGTGGTGAACCCGGCCACCAATCAGATCGTTTGCCGCTCGACGCTCACCAATCCGGGCAATGGCTGTGAGCCGATCAACCTGTTCGGCTCGGGCACGCCTTCGGCCGCGGCGCGCCAGTATATTGCGGGCAATGCCTATGCCAACCAGACTGTGACGCAGGATGTGGTGGCCGCTACGCTGCGCGGCTCGCTGCTTGAGCTGCCCGCTGGCAAGGTGCAGGTTGCCGTTGGCGCCGAACATCGCCGTGAAGGCCTGAAGCAAGTGGTGCCGCCGCTTGCCACCAGTACCCAGACCGGCAATGGCGCCCAAGGATTCCCCGGCAGTCTGCTGGGCACCCAGGGTGGTTATTTCCTCGGCAACTCCTCGCCTGTCAACGCCAGCTATCTGGTGGACGAAGCCTTTGCCGAAGCCCAGATTCCGTTGTTGGCCGACAAGCCCTTTGCCAAGTCGCTCGAACTGAACGGCGCGGGCCGCGTCACGCATTATTCCAATGCGGGTACGGTGTGGACCTACAAGGCGGGGCTGGTTTATGCGCCGTCAGGTGATCTGCGCCTGCGGGCCACGGTGTCGCATGATATCCGCGCGCCCAATCTTGGCGAACTCTTCCTGCCCCAGGCGCAAACGATCGCCACGGTGCTTGATCGCCAGAATACCAATGCTTCGGTGACGGCGACGATCCAATTGCCCGGCAATGCCAATCTCAAGCCGGAGACTTCGAACACCGTGACGGTGGGCGCTGTTTTCACGCCCAGTTTTCTGCGTGGGTTCAGCGCTTCAGTTGACTATTATGACATCAGCATCAGTGGTGCCATCGCCCGCCTCAGCAACCAGCAGACGGTGGATGAATGCGCCGCCGGCAATCCTGCCATGTGTGCGCTGATCACGCGCAATGCCGGCGCCATCTCGGTGATTGCCACGCCCAATCTCAACCTGGCCACGTTGAAGACGCGCGGTTTCGACTTCGAGATGAACTACGGCTTTGGCATTGGCACGGTGTTTGGGCTGCCGGGTAAGGTTTCGCTGCGGGCGCTGGCGTCCTACGTGACCAAGCTGCAAACCACGACGCCGGGTTCGGCTCCGATTGATCGGGCCAGCCAGACCCCGTTCCAGGGGACGGCCAGCGCCGCCTTTGACCTTGGCCGACTGAATGTGCTGGTGCAGGAGCGGCTGATCGGCGGGCATGCGATTGACAGCACCTATGCGCCCTCGTTCCTGGCCAACAACCACATTGGCGCGGTGTGGTACACCGATCTCAACGTCACCTATCATCTGGGTGGCAAGCTGCAGGGTGTGGATCTGTTCGCCTCGGCCAACAACCTGTTCGACAAGTCGCCGCCGCTCGGTGTCACCACCTTCGGTATCGCGCCTGCGTCCACCCTGTCGCAGTTCTATGACGTCATTGGCCTTTATATGACTGCCGGTGCTCGCTTTAAGTTCTGA
- a CDS encoding aldehyde dehydrogenase: MTLTSQDFTRLNPITGEVASTARAMQAADIPAIAAAAAAAQPAWDALGPNARRAVLMQAAEALVARKDDFIAAMMAEIGATAGWAGFNHMLGASMIREAAALTTQITGEVIPSDKPGCLAMALKEPVGVILGIAPWNAPIILGVRAIAVPLACGNAVILKASEQCPRTHALIIESFAAAGFPEGLVQVVTNAPEDAAEVVGALIDAPEVKRINFTGSTGVGRIIARRAADNLKPCLLELGGKAPFIVCADADLDEAVKAAAFGAYFNQGQICMSTERIIVVDAVAEEFAAKFATKVKTLAAGDPREGKTPLGAVVDAKTVAHCLALVGDAVAKGAELLVSGDTTQNVIMPAHLVDKVTTHMKLFRDESFGPVVGIIRARDEDHAIELANDTNYGLSAALFTRDTAKGLRLAKRVKSGICHINGPTVHDEAQMPFGGVGESGYGRFGGRQGIDSFTETRWITVETQSGHYPI, translated from the coding sequence ATGACCTTGACCAGCCAAGATTTCACCCGACTGAACCCGATCACCGGAGAGGTGGCCTCAACGGCGCGCGCCATGCAGGCCGCCGACATTCCCGCGATTGCAGCGGCGGCCGCGGCGGCGCAGCCTGCTTGGGACGCGCTGGGGCCGAATGCACGGCGCGCGGTGCTGATGCAGGCGGCAGAGGCCTTGGTGGCCCGCAAGGATGATTTCATCGCCGCGATGATGGCGGAAATCGGCGCCACGGCGGGCTGGGCAGGCTTCAACCATATGCTCGGCGCCAGTATGATCCGCGAAGCAGCAGCGCTGACGACACAGATCACCGGCGAGGTGATCCCGTCCGACAAGCCCGGCTGTCTGGCGATGGCGCTGAAGGAGCCGGTGGGCGTAATCCTTGGCATCGCTCCTTGGAATGCGCCGATCATTCTGGGCGTGCGCGCGATCGCGGTGCCTTTGGCTTGTGGCAACGCCGTGATCCTGAAGGCTTCCGAACAATGCCCTCGCACCCACGCTCTGATCATCGAGAGCTTTGCTGCGGCGGGATTCCCGGAAGGTCTGGTGCAGGTCGTCACCAATGCGCCCGAAGATGCCGCCGAAGTCGTCGGCGCCCTGATCGACGCGCCGGAAGTGAAGCGTATCAACTTCACCGGCAGCACCGGGGTGGGCCGCATTATCGCCCGCCGAGCGGCGGACAACCTCAAGCCATGCCTGCTCGAACTGGGCGGCAAGGCGCCCTTCATCGTCTGCGCAGATGCCGACCTTGACGAGGCCGTGAAGGCGGCCGCTTTCGGCGCCTATTTCAACCAGGGCCAGATCTGCATGAGCACCGAGCGGATCATCGTGGTGGACGCCGTAGCGGAGGAATTCGCGGCGAAATTCGCTACCAAGGTCAAGACTTTGGCCGCTGGCGACCCGCGCGAGGGCAAGACGCCTTTGGGCGCGGTGGTGGATGCCAAGACGGTCGCCCATTGCCTTGCGCTGGTAGGCGATGCCGTCGCCAAGGGCGCCGAACTGCTGGTCAGCGGTGACACCACGCAGAACGTCATCATGCCTGCGCATCTGGTCGACAAGGTGACAACCCACATGAAGCTGTTCCGCGACGAAAGCTTTGGCCCGGTCGTCGGTATCATCCGTGCGCGCGACGAAGACCACGCGATCGAATTGGCCAATGACACCAATTATGGCCTTTCCGCCGCGCTCTTCACTCGCGACACGGCCAAGGGACTTCGCCTCGCCAAACGTGTCAAGTCCGGCATCTGCCACATCAATGGCCCCACCGTTCACGACGAGGCGCAAATGCCCTTCGGTGGCGTGGGCGAAAGCGGTTATGGCCGCTTCGGTGGCCGCCAAGGTATCGACAGCTTCACCGAAACCCGCTGGATCACGGTCGAAACCCAGTCGGGGCATTATCCGATCTGA
- a CDS encoding DUF736 domain-containing protein, with amino-acid sequence MANIGFLNANERGSFIGKIETLAFTNVVGLRPVQSSNPNAPKYDMMARSSANSWIKIGALFEQVARTSGEVFYQGRIDDPSMAKPMDIALFRNEEGGYNVAWTRRRPRQDMPSTREGDEATMPASMDDGLGESTADNHVMH; translated from the coding sequence ATGGCCAACATCGGTTTTCTCAACGCCAACGAACGCGGTTCTTTCATCGGCAAGATCGAAACGCTTGCTTTCACCAATGTGGTCGGTCTGCGCCCCGTTCAGAGCAGCAACCCCAATGCTCCCAAATACGACATGATGGCGCGATCCTCGGCCAATAGCTGGATCAAAATCGGCGCTCTGTTTGAGCAGGTCGCGCGCACCAGCGGCGAGGTGTTCTATCAGGGACGCATCGACGATCCCAGCATGGCCAAGCCGATGGACATTGCCCTCTTCCGCAATGAGGAGGGCGGTTACAACGTGGCATGGACCCGCCGCCGCCCCCGGCAGGACATGCCCAGCACCCGCGAGGGTGACGAAGCCACCATGCCCGCCAGCATGGACGACGGTCTAGGCGAAAGCACCGCTGACAATCACGTCATGCATTGA